GTGCGTCCGACACTTCGCGTTTGCGTGACTTGTCAAATATCTGTGCCGGTTCGATGTTATAGTAGTCGCTTACCACTTTGGTTATGGACTCAAAGTTGGTCTTGCGCTGGTTGAGTTTCACTGAGTTGGCAAGGACACGACGAGCGAGATTTATGTCTATCTCACAGTTGAGTCCTGTAGCATATGCCAGCAACGATACCATCACGCCCTCTATCTCTCGGATGCTTTGAGTGACATTGGTGACAATGAACTCCACGACATCCTCGGGTAGATTGATGCCGTCGCGACGTGACTTCTGAAGCAGCACTTCGCGGCGAAGAGCGTAGTCAGGTTTGTCGAGGCGGGCTGTCATTCCGCTCTTGAATCGTGACAGCAGACGTTCTTCCATACCCTCCATGTCGGCTGGAGCACAGTCGCTCGACATGATGAGCTGCTTATTGTTCTGCTTAAGATGGTTGAATATGTGGAAGAATGTGCGCTGGGTCTTTTCTTTCCCGATAAGTTCCTGGATGTCGTCGATTATGAGTGTGTCAATGCTCTGATAGAACTTGATGAACTCATTGATCTTTCCTCGTAGTGTGGCTGAAGAGAACTGGTCCTGAAACAGACGGGCTGTAATATATAGAACACGCGTGCGAGGGTCACGCTCTTTGATGCGGATGCCTATGGCCTGTATGAGATGGGTCTTTCCCACACCGCAGGGACCAAATATGAAAAGCGGGTTGAATGTCTTGAGTTTGGGGTCGTTGGCAATCGCCTCGCCTATTGACTGTGCTACCTTGTTGCTTTCGCTTATAC
The sequence above is drawn from the Duncaniella freteri genome and encodes:
- the dnaA gene encoding chromosomal replication initiator protein DnaA gives rise to the protein MQHLNSPLWDKCLEIIRDTIPEEHYHYWFSPLSFESLKDNVLTISCPSEFFVEQLEDRYVRVLKSALDRVFGKGIRLIYNFPVVANDPTSKVSMDSAQPSAAVKPGPGASANPFQDKYVEEINSQLNPEYTFENYCISESNKVAQSIGEAIANDPKLKTFNPLFIFGPCGVGKTHLIQAIGIRIKERDPRTRVLYITARLFQDQFSSATLRGKINEFIKFYQSIDTLIIDDIQELIGKEKTQRTFFHIFNHLKQNNKQLIMSSDCAPADMEGMEERLLSRFKSGMTARLDKPDYALRREVLLQKSRRDGINLPEDVVEFIVTNVTQSIREIEGVMVSLLAYATGLNCEIDINLARRVLANSVKLNQRKTNFESITKVVSDYYNIEPAQIFDKSRKREVSDARQMVMYLAKKHTKMPFKTIGARLQRSHATVLYACKLIDERLPLEKKLQEDLSQIERELMAEQ